One window from the genome of Magnolia sinica isolate HGM2019 chromosome 4, MsV1, whole genome shotgun sequence encodes:
- the LOC131244440 gene encoding protein STRICTOSIDINE SYNTHASE-LIKE 13, which yields MEKKGSFRDDRVSQHPFLFLLILGLGLIFMDPFHLGPLGSQNYRPVRHDIAPYRLVMEHWPRDNQSRLKEGKLEFVGEVYGPESLEFDLEGRGPYTGLADGRIVRWMGDEDGWETFALVTPTWSKRPCSNGINSTTSKQSKHEQHCGRPLGLRFDRRTGDLYIADAYYGLLVIRPNGGIASQLATHAGGKPILFANDLDVHSNGSIFFTDTSMRYNRLNHFFILLEGEATGRLLRYDPFSKTTHVVLHGLAFPNGVQISKDQTFLLFTETTNCRVMRYWLEGPRSGEVEIFANLPGFPDNIRLNDKGQFWVAIDCCRTPVQEVMSHNPWLRSIYFRLPLKLNYLARMMAMKMYTVISLFNEKGEILEVLEDRRGEVMKLVSEVKEVDGKLWIGTVAHNHIATLPYP from the exons ATGGAAAAGAAAGGCTCATTTAGGGATGATAGAGTGTCACAacacccttttctttttctcttgatTCTGGGCCTGGGCCTGATTTTTATGGACCCATTTCATCTGGGCCCGTTGGGCAGCCAAAACTACAGGCCTGTTAGGCATGACATCGCGCCATACAGGCTAGTCATGGAACACTGGCCTAGGGATAACCAGAGCCGGTTGAAAGAAGGGAAGTTGGAATTTGTAGGTGAGGTCTACGGGCCAGAGTCGTTGGAGTTCGATCTTGAGGGGAGGGGGCCTTACACAGGGTTGGCCGATGGGCGCATTGTGAGATGGATGGGCGACGAGGATGGATGGGAGACGTTCGCTCTTGTGACACCTACCTG GTCAAAGAGACCTTGTTCCAATGGCATTAATTCAACCACCTCCAAGCAATCCAAACACGAGCAGCATTGTGGCCGCCCTCTCGGCCTAAGGTTCGATAGGAGGACTGGAGATCTCTACATAGCCGACGCTTACTACGGCCTCTTGGTCATCAGGCCAAATGGAGGGATCGCCAGTCAACTGGCAACGCATGCAGGAGGAAAGCCGATCCTCTTCGCAAATGACTTGGACGTCCATAGTAATGGCTCCATTTTTTTCACAGACACTAGCATGAGATACAACAGATT GAATCACTTCTTTATACTGTTGGAAGGAGAAGCCACTGGAAGGCTGCTTAGATATGATCCATTTTCCAAAACTACTCATGTTGTTCTACATGGTTTGGCTTTTCCAAATGGAGTACAGATTTCCAAGGATCAAACCTTTCTCCTATTCACAGAGACCACTAACTGTAG GGTAATGAGATATTGGCTAGAGGGCCCTAGGAGTGGAGAAGTGGAGATTTTTGCAAACCTGCCAGGGTTTCCAGATAACATACGATTGAACGACAAGGGTCAGTTTTGGGTAGCGATTGACTGCTGTCGGACCCCGGTTCAAGAGGTCATGTCCCACAATCCATGGCTAAGAAGCATCTACTTCAGACTTCCCCTAAAGCTGAATTACTTGGCAAGGATGATGGCAATGAAGATGTACACAGTCATCTCGCTCTTCAATGAAAAAGGAGAGATTCTAGAGGTCCTTGAAGATCGAAGAGGTGAAGTGATGAAACTAGTGAGTGAAGTTAAAGAGGTAGATGGTAAGCTATGGATTGGCACAGTAGCTCATAACCACATTGCCACTCTCCCTTACCCTTAG
- the LOC131242972 gene encoding pentatricopeptide repeat-containing protein At1g50270, producing the protein MLAASPNQYLSLLQKCKTMAHLKQIHCLFIITGLSQDTFFMTKILHFCMFVRPRYLDYASLIFDRIDAPDTFIWNTMIRGFSISPQPEKSIVYFARMRRNGVIPDSHSYPFLLKALYKTKEENLNQIHGQIVKSGLDFNTFVRNSLVSAYANGGDLVSAWQVFGGIGERDTVAWTAMIDGCVRNNRAEEGLNLFMEMRMLGVEIDEVTIVSVLCGVGMVGDVWLGRWIHGFYVLCGRVIWDVFVGGALVDMYAKCGYCDDARKVFDEMPLKNAISWSVLIAGYVQSSRFKDALVVFQDMLLEEVVPNQPTFTSVLTACAQLGAIDQGRWVHMYMDKNKLEMNLMLGTALIDMYSKCGCIDEAFMVFQSLHRKDVYPWTAMINGLAMHGHALRSLDLFSRMLRDGVHPNAVTFIGVLSACSHGGLVDHGRMHFDYMSQVYGIKPSVEHYGCMVDLLGRAGHLEEAWDLIENMPMEPSAGVWGALFGACMIHKDFKLGDRVGKHLIKLQPHHSGRYALLANMYSISQKWEEAAHIRKLMKGKGVEKTPGCSWIEIDGAIHEFIALDKSHSKSNDIYLMLDGITIQLKAAGYAPDAAPLLFDMDSG; encoded by the coding sequence ATGCTTGCAGCCTCACCCAATCAATACCTATCATTGCTACAAAAATGCAAGACCATGGCCCACCTCAAGCAGATCCACTGCCTTTTCATCATCACAGGCCTTTCCCAAGACACCTTCTTCATGACCAAGATCCTCCATTTCTGCATGTTTGTGCGGCCCCGCTATCTCGATTACGCTTCGCTCATCTTCGATCGAATCGATGCACCCGATACCTTTATTTGGAATACCATGATAAGGGGTTTTTCTATCAGTCCTCAGCCTGAGAAATCCATTGTCTACTTTGCTAGAATGCGCCGGAATGGCGTAATTCCCGACAGTCATAGCTACCCTTTTCTTCTCAAGGCCCTTTACAAGACGAAGGAAGAGAACCTAAATCAGATCCATGGTCAGATTGTGAAATCTGGGTTGGATTTCAATACATTTGTGAGGAATTCTCTGGTTTCGGCTTATGCGAATGGTGGGGACTTGGTTTCTGCATGGCAAGTGTTTGGTGGAATTGGCGAGAGAGATACGGTTGCTTGGACAGCAATGATTGATGGGTGTGTTAGGAATAATCGAGCAGAGGAGGGCTTGAATCTTTTTATGGAGATGAGAATGTTGGGTGTTGAGATTGATGAAGTGACTATTGTCAGTGTTCTGTGTGGGGTTGGAATGGTGGGGGATGTTTGGCTTGGGAGATGGATTCATGGTTTTTATGTATTGTGTGGGAGGGTGATTTGGGATGTTTTTGTGGGTGGTGCTCTTGTGGATATGTATGCTAAATGTGGCTATTGTGATGATGCCCGAAAAGTTTTCGATGAAATGCCTCTAAAAAATGCCATTTCTTGGAGTGTGTTAATAGCCGGTTATGTTCAATCTAGTAGGTTCAAAGATGCATTAGTAGTCTTCCAAGACATGCTTCTAGAAGAGGTCGTGCCAAATCAACCCACATTTACTAGTGTTCTCACTGCATGCGCACAACTCGGGGCCATAGATCAAGGGAGGTGGGTCCATATGTACATGGATAAGAACAAGTTGGAAATGAATTTGATGCTAGGGACAGCATTGATAGACATGTATTCAAAATGCGGGTGTATAGATGAGGCATTCATGGTCTTTCAGAGTTTGCATCGAAAGGATGTGTATCCTTGGACTGCAATGATTAATGGACTGGCCATGCATGGGCATGCCCTAAGGTCCTTAGATCTCTTCTCTAGAATGTTAAGGGATGGTGTCCATCCCAATGCAGTCACTTTCATAGGTGTTCTTAGTGCATGTTCTCATGGTGGCTTGGTTGATCATGGGCGAATGCACTTTGACTACATGAGTCAAGTTTATGGTATTAAACCTAGTGTAGAGCACTATGGTTGTATGGTTGATCTCTTGGGTCGCGCAGGTCATTTggaagaagcatgggatttgatTGAAAACATGCCAATGGAACCTAGTGCTGGTGTCTGGGGAGCTCTCTTTGGTGCTTGCATGATCCACAAGGATTTCAAGCTAGGGGACCGTGTTGGAAAGCATTTGATCAAGTTGCAACCACATCATAGTGGTAGATATGCCCTTCTAGCTAACATGTACTCGATCTCTCAGAAGTGGGAAGAAGCGGCCCACATAAGGAAGCTGATGAAAGGGAAAGGGGTGGAAAAAACACCAGGATGTAGTTGGATAGAGATCGATGGTGCAATTCATGAATTCATTGCCTTGGACAAATCTCATTCCAAATCCAATGATATCTATCTGATGTTAGATGGAATCACTATACAATTGAAAGCGGCCGGATATGCGCCAGATGCTGCACCATTGCTATTTGACATGGACTCGGGGTAA